The window GACCATCGCCATGCGCAGCGCAATGCTGTTGGGCTTGTGCACGGCCACCAGATCGCGGTCATGGCGGGGCAGTTGATCGGCAGGCACGCGTGCGCCGGGTAGCATCGCGCGCGTGCCCGCCTGCAAGACACGGCCGTTCCGGGTCGCGCCCTTCCCTGCCTGAGCGAGCCAGAGTTCGTTACGCGCTGGAGCCGCGAGAATGCCGATGCGCACCGAACCATGTTCGACCAGCGCTACGGATACGGCCCAACCCGGACGGCCGCGCAGATAGTCGCGGGTGCCGTCGATCGGATCGACCACCCAAACCCGCGCCAAGTCCAAACGATGGACGGTGTCGGCGGTCTCTTCCGACAACCACCCGGCCTCGGGATCGATACGACCGAGACTCTCACGCAGCATCTCATCTATTTCGAGGTCCGCCTCACAAACAGGATGGCCGGGCACCTTTTCCCATTGGCGCACCTGAGTCTGGCCGCCCGCCCAGAGGGTGAGCGCGCGGTCAGCAGCGTCCGATACCGCGCCAACCAGCGCGCGCAGGTCGACCTCAGCCTCCGGCAACGGTCATCCCGTCGATGCGGATGGTGGGCACGTTCATGCCATAGCGGAAAATAAGGTCATTCGCCGGGATGAGGGCGCGGAACATGTCCTTCAAATTGCTGGCGATTGTGATTTCCGACACGGGGCGGGTGATCGCCCCATCTTCGATCAGGAAACCGGCGGCGCCACGACTATAATCGCCAGTAACGCCGTTAACGCCCATGCCGATCAG of the Sphingobium herbicidovorans genome contains:
- a CDS encoding inositol monophosphatase family protein: MPEAEVDLRALVGAVSDAADRALTLWAGGQTQVRQWEKVPGHPVCEADLEIDEMLRESLGRIDPEAGWLSEETADTVHRLDLARVWVVDPIDGTRDYLRGRPGWAVSVALVEHGSVRIGILAAPARNELWLAQAGKGATRNGRVLQAGTRAMLPGARVPADQLPRHDRDLVAVHKPNSIALRMAMVAADEADIVATVRWGNEWDVAAAALIAQEAGAIVTDALGDELSFNRPEPTALGLLCTAPGIHAAATQRLAPRVRELLGRD